Sequence from the Acidobacteriota bacterium genome:
GATTATTCGCGACATGTTACAACGCGAAAAAACCCCGCTCTCGCAAACCGAACGGGAAAAAATCGTGCGCGAAATTTTAGATGAATTATTCGGTTATGGCCCGATTCAACCTTTGCTTGATGATCCCTCGATTGCCGATATTTTAGTGAATGGCGCAAATATCATTTATATAGAGCGCAATGGTATGTTGGAAAAAACCGATGTTACCTTTAATGATGACCAACATCTGATGCGCATCATCGAGCGTATCGTTTCGCGAGTCGGTCGGCGGGTTGATGAATCTTCACCGATGGTCGATGCGCGGTTACCGGATGGTTCACGTGTCAATGCGATTATCCCCCCGCTTGCTCTCGACGGCCCAACCCTATCCATCCGCCGATTTGGTCGAGACCCGTTAACCGCAGACGATTTACTCGGCAACGGAACGCTCAGTGTGCCGATGCTCGAATTATTAAAGGCTGTGGTCATTGGCAAACTTAATATTCTGATTTCCGGTGGAACCGGCGCGGGAAAGACCACGTTGCTGAATGTGCTTTCTGCGTTTATTCCTGAGAAAGAGCGCATCATCACTATAGAAGATGCTGCCGAACTCCAATTAAAACAGGAACACGTCGTGCGCCTGGAAACTCGTCCGCCCAATATCGAAGGCAAAGGGTCGGTAAAACAACGGCAACTGGTTATCAATACCTTGCGTATGCGTCCAGACCGCATCGTGGTTGGTGAGGTTCGCGGCGAAGAGGCGCTCGATATGTTGCAGGCGATGAACACCGGGCACGAAGGTTCGATGACTACCATCCATTCCAACAGTCCGCGTGATGCCTTGAGCCGATTGGAAACTATGGTGGCAATGGCAAACCTGAATTTGCCGGATAAAGCGATACGCCAGCAAATTTCTTCGGCAATTAATCTTGTCGTGCAAATTACCCGGTTGACCGATGGCACCCGCAAAGTAACCAGTATTTCGGAAATCACCGGGATGGAAGGCGCAATCGTAACCATGCAGGATTTATTTATTTTTGAGCGGCAAGGGTACGATGCCAATAATCGTGTGCGTGGCAGATTAAGACCTACGGGAATTCGCCCCAAATTTAGCGAAAAACTTTTGGCTGCCGGAATACGGTTGCCAATGGATATGTTTGAAACCAATTTGCTCAATGCAGCAGACTGATTTGATTGAAGAGGTAAGGGGTTATGATTGCAATTTTGACAGTGTTGATTTTTTTTATCACGCTCAGTCTCCTCCTGAGCGGAATGTATTTTTTCATTGAAATACCCGCAGCCAAAAAAAGAATGCAAATGCGTTTAGGAGCGATTCAAGAATCGGCATTTCAATCTTCACCCAACCCTGAAGTCGTATTGCTTCGGGATGCCGTTTTAAATCAGATTCCCATCTTCAGTCGTCTGTTGATGAAGATTCCCATCACCGGCAAATTACAACTGTATATCGAACAATCGGCATTGAAGATTACCGTCGAAACGCTGTTGATGATTGCGATGGCGGTTGCCGTTATCGTTTTTTTACTCGTGAGCTTTATTGCCAGCTTACCAATGTTAGTCGGGCTGGCGCTTGCCTTACTGAGCGGCGCGATTCCGTTTGCGGTCGTGGCTTTTTATCGACAACGCCGATTTTCAAAATTTGAAGAACTTTTCCCGGATGCCATCGATATGCTGGCGCGCGCGGTTCGCGCCGGACATGCCTTCACCACCAGTTTTGAACTCATCGCGCGGGAAATGCCTGAGCCATTGGCGGGCGAATTCAAAATCACTTTTGAACAACAAAATCTGGGAATGCCGCTGAAAGAAGCTTTACACAACTTAACCGTAAGGATGCCGTTGACCGATGTGTTTTTTTTCACTTCCGCGCTGCAAATCCAACGGGAATCCGGCGGCAATCTGGCGGAAATTCTCGATAATCTTTCACACGTCATTCGTGAACGCTTCAAAATTTTGCGCCAGGTTAGAGTGGTGACCGCCCAAGGACGCATGACGCTTTACCTGTTGATGGCGCTAACGCCGGGATTCACTTTCCTGATGTATCTGAGAAACCCCAAATATGTCGGACGATTGTTTACCGACCCGCTCGGTCAAAAAGCCTTGGCAGTCGGGGTGATACTGCAAATCATCGGGTTTTTAATTATCCGAAAAATTATCCGTATTAAAGTTTAGAGGTGACCACGATGAGTCTTACTCTCTTAGCCGTTATTTTAGGGGTACTGGCATTTCTCATTATTTTCAGTTTAGCCATGCTGCTTTTCAGCAAGCGGCGAAACCTGGAAGAGCGCGTCGGGCAAAGTCTTCCACAATCGAACCAACGGAGATTCGACTGGCGCAACTACATGAAACGGGCTGAAGGATTGTTTAAACCGCTTGGCGACATCATTCCGCGTTCCCCCGAAGAGATGTCGCGCCAGGAAAAACGGCTTATGCACGCTGGCATTCGTCACAAAGATGGGCCCGTATTATTTTACGGGGTCAAATTGGCGCTGGCGATTATCCTTTTTATAACCTTCAATCTGACCAGCTATCCTGACTCCATCATTTTACGAATCCTTCTATCGCTATTGTTAGGCGCAGCAATCCCGGATATTTGGCTTTCTACGAAAAGTCGAAACCGTCAGGAACGCATCCAACTGGCGATTCCTGATGTCCTTGATTTAACCGTGGTCTGTGTAGAGGCGGGCTTAGGGTTAGACCAATCGTTGCTGCGAATTGGGCATGAACTTCGTTTGGTTCACCCGGCAATGAGCGAAGAATTACGATTATATAATTTGGAAGTTAGTGCCGGTCGAAGCCGCGCCGATGCGCTACGAAATTTAGCCCATCGAACTAATGTCGATGATTTGAAGGCATTGGTCGCGGTGCTCATCCAGACCGACCGTTTCGGAACCGGCATCGCCCAATCGCTGCGCGTGTTTTCGGATTCATTGCGCACCAAGCGTCGTCAACGGGCTGAAGAACGCGCCGCGAAAACCGCTGTGAAAATGGTTCCGGTTTTGGTGTTTTTTATTTTTCCCGCCATCTTTATCGTGGTGGTATTCCCGGCATTCCTGGCAATCATTCGTGATTTATTACCGAAAATCGGTGGGCATTAAATTGCAGTTTAGCAGGTCATTCAATCTAAATTGGAGGAAACGTACATGTCAACATTTCAAGTAATCTGTTTAATCCTGGCTGCATTCGTGCTGATGATTATCATCGTCCGTCGGCGCAGCAAATCAAGAAGTTAATCTGACGACGGCTAAATCATCGGTGTCCAGATTCAGAGTTTTTAATCGCACCAAAAATACGCTTCTGGCTTTGGAGGTCGAAAAAGCCGCGACCTCCTGGAGCCGCATAAAAGGCTTGCTTGGTCGAAGGGCGGATGAATTTTCCGTTGGTAAAGGATTATGGATTTTGCCTTCGCAAGGGGTTCACACCATCGGCATGAAGTTTCCGATTGATGTGGTTTACCTGGATTCAAAATTTCGTGTGGTACACCTTTATCAGCAACTGTCGCCCTTTCGGATAGCTGCCCTGAAATCGGCAGCCAGAAGCGTCATCGAATTGCCAGCAGGAGTTTTGGCACTAACCCAAACGGCTGTGGGAGACCTTTTGGAAATCAGCGAAACCAACGCTGAAGGAGGGTAACATGAAACGTTTTGGAATTGCCGGAATGCTAATTATGGCGCTTGTTTTCGGGCTTTTGTCGGGATGTAAGAAACGCAAGTCGGTTGCCATAACCCCTCGTGCCCCTGCGGCGACCACCCCTTATCAATCCGCTGATCCGGCGGATTTATCGGAGTACATCAGAACCGTTTTAAAAATATCTCAGGAAAATACGGTTGCCTCGGAAGAAAAACTGGCTGAGTTGTTAAAAGCCAAACCGCAACTGGTGGCTTTGATTCAGGTCGCCGGTGCCAATGCGCGGGACATCCAATCTCGAACTCTACTTGCTGAAGCCTACTTTAAAGCAGGGCTTCATCGACATGCCTTTCAACTTTATCAGGAAATCAAAACCATCGCTCCGCAAGACCCGATTGCGGATTTGGGGTTAGCAAAAATATGGAATGAATGGGGCGATTACGCGCTGGCTTCTCAACACGCCGAAGCAGCTTTGCGCTTAGCTCCCGATTCGGTCAAGGGTTTGGAATTGCTGGGCAAAATAAAATTGCAAACCAATGATCTCGATGGCGCGATTTCAAGCTTTTTATCAGCCATCCAGCTTGCACCCGATAATGGCTCACTCTATGCCAACGCCGGTTATGTGTACCTTGCGCGGGGTGATTTTCAACCGGCACGGTATTACCTGGAACGAGCGGTAAATCTTGAACCGTTTCTCCCGGAAGCGCAAAATAATCTGGGCATCACGCTGGGACATCTCGGCGATTATCCAAACGCGCTGAGAGCTTTCACGATTGCCAATGGACGGGTCGCCGGATTGAATAATTTAGGGGTTGTTTATATGGAACAACGTCAATGGGCAGATGCTTGCAAGGCGTTTCGCCAAGCGTTAGCCATTGACCCGACCTATCAAAAAGCGCGAAAGAATCTTATCGAAGCGGAAAAACGCATTCCTTCACCGACGGTAATTGAGTTGAAACCATTTTCAGAAACCAGCAGCGGAATCGTTCACTTAAAACCCAGTACCAGTCAAACCATTGCTTCCGGTCAATTCAAACAAGGTGTACAGGTCATCGGAGAAAAGGTCGAGACCCGCGCTAAACCCAAGCCCCTCGCCCTATCCGGTTCTACAAACCGTGTCTCCATTGCCTTTCATGATGCGGTTGCAAGATTGAAAAACCGTCGTTATGCAGAGGCGTTGGAAATGTTCAATTGGCTTCTCAGACAATATTCCGAGCCGGAAACCGTCAGCGTTTGCCAATATTGGATAGGCGAATGTTATTGGGGTTTGGGCGACAAAGCGAAAGCTCGCCTGGCATTCAGTCGCGTGGTCGCTTATGGCAATGCTACAAAGCGACGCGATGCGCTATTGATGCTCAAGCGCATTGCCAATGCCGAGCGCCTTGTGACTAAAACTGCCAAGGGTTGAAGCCATAAATTTTTGCACCAATGAATTGCCGATTAATCGCTGGTTTCAAACTGGCAGAACTTATCAAAGCGATTGGAGGCACATCAAACATTTTTGACAATAAACCGAACTGATTAAATCCCGCTGAATGCGGCTAAGAAGGTGGTAGCAGTATGATGAAAGCCAAATGGGAGAAATTAATCAAAAAAAATATGTCCACAGTCAACGGAGAGAAACACATCTACAGACCGAATAAAGGAATAACCGTAAACATACTACTTGGTGGCGGGGAGTTCAGCATGCGTTCGCAAAATCTCGAACCCGCTTCCCCAAGCGGTTACTGTTCATTGACGGAGACCAACTTCGACATCGCTCTGGATATTTCCCAGGAAGATTTTTTGCTGGTTCACAAATTTGTTCCTGATATATCGACGCCGAATGTGAAACATACTCATCATATTCCCTGGGAAATGATTGTTGATATTATCATCAGCGAACGGGTAGACCATAAGGAAGTGATGATTTGAAATTCCCAGGCGATTGGGCAATGCCTGGTTCGTTGTGGAAGGGTAAAGCACAAACCGATCTCATGAAATTGTGGGAAGCAAAAAATATTCCGGTCGTTATTTCACGCTGGCTCATCGGTCTTCTTTTTCTGGTGATTATCTTAGGGTTCACCCAAATCACCAAGGGTGCATTGATGCAAGATAATCAAAACGATTGGCAAGCCATCGTCAAAACGGATTCACTGAACATCTACACCGAAGCCTCAACTCAAAGTGCCGTGGTTAAATCTCTGAAAAAGGGAGATGTGGTCATTATCGCTTTAGAGATTGTCAGCATGGAGGGAACCTGGTGTGGCGTTCGTGAGGTTGCTCAAGTAAAAGTGACCGGATATGTGCGCGATGTTTTTTTAGAGCGCAATCCTGACACGCAATTAACTGCCTGGCAATATCTGCCGCCACCCCCGCCACCGGAAGAGGTGAAGCCCGAAGAAATTAAACCCAACGACGCCAAAAAAGAAAATCGCAGAGTGTGGATACCGATTCGTAAAACCGAAGTCAAACACGAATTGGATAAATTGTTCATTTCCAAATATGGGCGAACCCTTCCCGTAAGCGCCTTCGGTCAAACCGTTCTACATACGAGCTTGAATTATGACCACCGGAATTCATTCGATATTGCCGTGCATCCGGACAGCGCCGAAGGGCGAACCATTATCACCTACTTACGCGGAAAAGGTTTGCCATTTATTGTCTTTCGTAGCGCCGTGCGCGGTTCAGCCACCGGTCCCCATATTCACGTTGGCAACCCCTCCCCCAGAATGTATTGAACTCAACAGGATGAGAACATCGCTTTTGTTGATTGATGAAAACCTTCATCAGGCAAAACATCGACGAGTTAAATAATCGAGGTGAAGTATTCGGTGGCGAATGTCCGGGATAGGCTTGAGAATTTTAACTGGCGAAACATCTATAATCCATGATGAAAAATAAAATTTTTATCTGGCTGATGCCATCAATTGGGGATGTCCTCTTTTTAAGAATATTGTTCAATATTCTTACGGTTGGAACGGCGCTGTTATACGATGGGGATACCGGCTGGCATTTGATAACCGGCGAAAATATTTTAAAGACCTGGCAAATTCCTTTTCACGACCCCTACTCGCACACCTTACCTGAAACTGCATGGACAGCCCACGAATGGTTAGCCGAAGTTATTTTTGCTTTCATCCATCGATGGATGGGATTAAATGGAGTGGTGATATTTTCGGCTATTCTAATCGCTTTAACCTACTTTCTGCTTTATCGCTTTTTGCTCTTTAGAAAAGTCAGTCCGATGATCGCCGTATTTTTTACGGCAATCGGCGCGTGGGCATCTTCACTGCACTGGTTGGCGCGTCCGCATATTTTCTCTTTTTTATTTACCTTGGCTTTTTTCATCATTTTGGAACTGCATCAGCGTGAGG
This genomic interval carries:
- a CDS encoding CpaF family protein, which gives rise to MFATDYRELKANLHSKILNEIDLESLNRSGEEAGREQVGLIIRDMLQREKTPLSQTEREKIVREILDELFGYGPIQPLLDDPSIADILVNGANIIYIERNGMLEKTDVTFNDDQHLMRIIERIVSRVGRRVDESSPMVDARLPDGSRVNAIIPPLALDGPTLSIRRFGRDPLTADDLLGNGTLSVPMLELLKAVVIGKLNILISGGTGAGKTTLLNVLSAFIPEKERIITIEDAAELQLKQEHVVRLETRPPNIEGKGSVKQRQLVINTLRMRPDRIVVGEVRGEEALDMLQAMNTGHEGSMTTIHSNSPRDALSRLETMVAMANLNLPDKAIRQQISSAINLVVQITRLTDGTRKVTSISEITGMEGAIVTMQDLFIFERQGYDANNRVRGRLRPTGIRPKFSEKLLAAGIRLPMDMFETNLLNAAD
- a CDS encoding type II secretion system F family protein, giving the protein MQMRLGAIQESAFQSSPNPEVVLLRDAVLNQIPIFSRLLMKIPITGKLQLYIEQSALKITVETLLMIAMAVAVIVFLLVSFIASLPMLVGLALALLSGAIPFAVVAFYRQRRFSKFEELFPDAIDMLARAVRAGHAFTTSFELIAREMPEPLAGEFKITFEQQNLGMPLKEALHNLTVRMPLTDVFFFTSALQIQRESGGNLAEILDNLSHVIRERFKILRQVRVVTAQGRMTLYLLMALTPGFTFLMYLRNPKYVGRLFTDPLGQKALAVGVILQIIGFLIIRKIIRIKV
- a CDS encoding type II secretion system F family protein, which codes for MSLTLLAVILGVLAFLIIFSLAMLLFSKRRNLEERVGQSLPQSNQRRFDWRNYMKRAEGLFKPLGDIIPRSPEEMSRQEKRLMHAGIRHKDGPVLFYGVKLALAIILFITFNLTSYPDSIILRILLSLLLGAAIPDIWLSTKSRNRQERIQLAIPDVLDLTVVCVEAGLGLDQSLLRIGHELRLVHPAMSEELRLYNLEVSAGRSRADALRNLAHRTNVDDLKALVAVLIQTDRFGTGIAQSLRVFSDSLRTKRRQRAEERAAKTAVKMVPVLVFFIFPAIFIVVVFPAFLAIIRDLLPKIGGH
- a CDS encoding DUF192 domain-containing protein, translating into MSRFRVFNRTKNTLLALEVEKAATSWSRIKGLLGRRADEFSVGKGLWILPSQGVHTIGMKFPIDVVYLDSKFRVVHLYQQLSPFRIAALKSAARSVIELPAGVLALTQTAVGDLLEISETNAEGG
- a CDS encoding tetratricopeptide repeat protein gives rise to the protein MKRFGIAGMLIMALVFGLLSGCKKRKSVAITPRAPAATTPYQSADPADLSEYIRTVLKISQENTVASEEKLAELLKAKPQLVALIQVAGANARDIQSRTLLAEAYFKAGLHRHAFQLYQEIKTIAPQDPIADLGLAKIWNEWGDYALASQHAEAALRLAPDSVKGLELLGKIKLQTNDLDGAISSFLSAIQLAPDNGSLYANAGYVYLARGDFQPARYYLERAVNLEPFLPEAQNNLGITLGHLGDYPNALRAFTIANGRVAGLNNLGVVYMEQRQWADACKAFRQALAIDPTYQKARKNLIEAEKRIPSPTVIELKPFSETSSGIVHLKPSTSQTIASGQFKQGVQVIGEKVETRAKPKPLALSGSTNRVSIAFHDAVARLKNRRYAEALEMFNWLLRQYSEPETVSVCQYWIGECYWGLGDKAKARLAFSRVVAYGNATKRRDALLMLKRIANAERLVTKTAKG
- a CDS encoding SH3 domain-containing protein, whose protein sequence is MKLWEAKNIPVVISRWLIGLLFLVIILGFTQITKGALMQDNQNDWQAIVKTDSLNIYTEASTQSAVVKSLKKGDVVIIALEIVSMEGTWCGVREVAQVKVTGYVRDVFLERNPDTQLTAWQYLPPPPPPEEVKPEEIKPNDAKKENRRVWIPIRKTEVKHELDKLFISKYGRTLPVSAFGQTVLHTSLNYDHRNSFDIAVHPDSAEGRTIITYLRGKGLPFIVFRSAVRGSATGPHIHVGNPSPRMY